A region from the Streptomyces lydicus genome encodes:
- a CDS encoding PP2C family protein-serine/threonine phosphatase, which yields MTTPHVPKVAGIEPVLPAPAHTVDPHGPKAPPGGAAGAPSDASSDGSPDGLSGTSADGSPGAAPGSAPGTVPDISVVDQLAAVQDRLSGWISDLSTLHDLTERLARTRTLEDALHELLRAGASLVGARRGLVVLAPSDGLGPETTVGLGLGHAEIGHIETVPRRALSYARILDGLPERATGDDTRSGPLDDARHPTRDGGRAAGPRDDGPAGPCTEIAEPDIPGEKDLDPRLREVAARLGYAASYAVPLCAEPFGRTGAAVWLYDEPAEPTARQRHLVGLYRTHAAEHLARLLELHRSRRAAETLREELLPHRLPRIPGVRLAVRHSTGPRGGGDWYDALPLPDGALGLAIGSVTGSGPSAVAAMGRLRASLRAYAVMEGEDPVAVLSDLELLLRLTEPARSATALFAYTEPPPGAPGGPPVLPGGIADPFARKLLLAGAGHCPPLILGDLRTEFVETSLSAPLGMLACWEAPSVEIEPAGGETLLLYSDGLLHRTGEPMDRAFTRLHAAAAGVPRASRHDPEAVVDHIVRTMLPQGLDDPSSEEDVVLLAAYFEE from the coding sequence ATGACCACCCCTCACGTGCCGAAAGTGGCTGGAATCGAACCAGTCCTTCCCGCCCCCGCGCACACTGTCGACCCGCACGGGCCGAAAGCGCCCCCCGGAGGCGCTGCCGGCGCCCCCTCCGACGCCTCGTCAGACGGCTCGCCTGACGGCTTGTCCGGCACCTCCGCGGACGGCTCCCCGGGTGCGGCACCCGGCTCCGCGCCCGGCACCGTCCCCGACATCTCCGTGGTCGACCAACTCGCCGCGGTCCAGGACCGGCTGTCCGGCTGGATCTCCGACCTCAGCACCCTGCACGATCTGACCGAACGGCTCGCGCGCACCCGAACGCTGGAGGACGCCCTCCACGAGCTGCTGCGCGCCGGCGCCTCCCTGGTCGGCGCGCGCCGCGGCCTGGTCGTCCTCGCACCGTCCGACGGGCTCGGCCCGGAGACCACCGTCGGCCTCGGCCTCGGACACGCCGAGATCGGGCACATCGAGACCGTCCCGCGCCGCGCCCTGTCGTACGCGCGGATACTGGACGGCCTCCCTGAGCGGGCCACCGGCGACGACACCCGGTCCGGCCCGCTCGACGACGCCCGCCATCCGACGCGCGACGGGGGCCGTGCCGCCGGCCCCCGCGACGACGGTCCGGCGGGCCCCTGCACCGAGATCGCCGAACCCGACATCCCCGGTGAGAAGGACCTCGACCCCCGCCTGCGCGAGGTCGCCGCCCGCCTCGGGTACGCCGCGAGCTATGCGGTCCCGCTCTGCGCCGAGCCCTTCGGCAGGACCGGCGCCGCGGTCTGGCTCTACGACGAACCGGCCGAGCCCACCGCACGGCAGCGCCATCTCGTCGGCCTCTACCGCACGCACGCCGCCGAACACCTCGCCCGCCTCCTCGAACTCCACCGCAGCCGCCGGGCCGCCGAAACCCTCCGCGAGGAGCTGTTGCCCCACCGGCTGCCACGGATCCCCGGCGTACGCCTCGCGGTGCGGCACAGCACCGGGCCGCGCGGCGGCGGCGACTGGTACGACGCACTGCCGCTGCCCGACGGCGCGCTGGGCCTGGCCATCGGTTCGGTGACCGGCTCCGGGCCGAGCGCGGTGGCGGCCATGGGGCGGCTGCGGGCTTCCCTGCGCGCCTACGCCGTCATGGAGGGCGAGGATCCGGTCGCGGTCCTCTCGGACCTCGAACTGCTGCTGCGGCTGACCGAGCCGGCCCGCAGCGCCACCGCGCTGTTCGCCTACACCGAGCCGCCGCCCGGCGCTCCGGGCGGGCCGCCGGTGCTGCCCGGCGGCATCGCCGACCCGTTCGCCCGCAAGCTGCTGCTGGCCGGGGCCGGCCACTGCCCGCCGCTGATCCTCGGCGATCTGCGGACCGAGTTCGTGGAGACCTCACTGTCCGCACCGCTGGGCATGCTGGCCTGCTGGGAAGCGCCGAGCGTGGAGATCGAACCGGCCGGCGGCGAGACCCTGCTGCTCTACAGCGACGGGCTGCTGCACCGCACCGGCGAGCCCATGGACCGCGCCTTCACCCGGCTGCACGCGGCCGCCGCCGGCGTTCCCAGGGCGAGCCGCCATGATCCGGAGGCGGTCGTCGATCACATCGTGCGCACGATGCTGCCGCAGGGTCTGGACGATCCGTCGTCGGAGGAGGACGTGGTGCTGCTCGCGGCGTACTTCGAGGAGTAG